The DNA sequence CAGTTTATGCTCTTTCTCTGTCATTCTCAGCTAATCATCATAGAGAACTTTAtaattgttcattcaattattccaacaaTATGTAATGGACATTGGgagtttatttttcaaatattgtaaaaatatattttgaaatcatACTAAAGTtacttaattgttttattagttagactaaaatctaaatttgatcccttatattttcttaaaacttttTGGTCTTatgtaccaaatatgtgaccTTTTGGTCCAAACTTATCAGCGATGGGAGCATGAAAAGACTACCACCTTCCATTACATTTTCTTGGCAAATTTGACAAAGGAATTTAATTTACGAAATTATGAGTTAGGTATTCACAAACAatctgaaaattaaaaatgtgttaatagaaaacagaatatatatttttattccacATAATAATCGACAAACATACCCATaataaaatcatcaataacGAGTCTCGTCCAATTTTGAAAGTTCTATCAAATAGTGGTCTATAATACTTTCTCCGTTCCATTTTAAGAGTTTTGGTTATCCGTATTAGTCCCTTTCATTAGGAGTGCCAATTAGAATCTTTCGTAAATGGTAATAggcctcatattccactaatttcattctactcacattatattatgaaactaatatataaaaatagggtCCACattccattacttttttttttccactaatttttctttatttctcaaaattatGTTGAACTCAattgagactcctaaagtgggcggaggaagtaatatttTCACATTTGCAAATAGATGCATTTCTTATTGGAGAAAATGccaaaactggtcctgaacatatgctcattttatgattttggtcatatattttatcttttgaactTTTGTCACTCGGATCACAATTAGTCCTACACTAACAAttccgtcaatttttaaacggttttaatCCGATTTTGACcgattttgatggttttaacAGTTCCATTCAGattaaaatcatttaaaaattgtcaaaatcgggttaaatctgtttaaaaattgacagAATTGTTTGTGTAGGACCAATTATAATCCGAATTGAAATATTCAGAAtgcaaaatttcaaaagataaatatatagaaccaaaatcataaaatggaCATATATTCATAACCAGTTTTACTCTTCTTGTTTTAAAGGAGTGTTATCATACTTGCTCCCCACATACTTTTAGATTTATGAGAACAATATAATGAGTATAACAATCATATCTGATGTTCGATACAACATTGCAGTTTACATTACATAGGACATTGAAACTCACATATTCAtgtagtaaaaataaattaaagaggaaaTACTTTGTAACTGGAAacttatttaagaaaaaaaagatatttattattttcttaaatattttatagcaaaaataagaatgaaaagaTTGAGAAAAATACTGCCATCATCTAATTGCCATGAATGAGCTATTTTTGAATTGGTTTACGGTTTACACCTTTTTGTCGTCGTCTTGATTTTTACCACCTTTCATAAGAACCCCCTCTATCTCCTCTTCCACATCCTTTACCTGCACAAAAAACGAATACCAttgcttaaatttttttgtgagTATTTGACTAttataatgtaattttattttctaaaaaaatagttactccatatttttcattCGACTAatgtaatgtaatttttttgtcttatgaaaaaaatagttacaCCATTTCATTTTGATCCGTAAACTAAATTAGtccaattttcatttatgaaaacattctcattatttctctctctcttttataCTCCTATGTATCTTCTACGatatctcttatttttattctttctcgCTTCCTTAATCAATTGCATgataaaatttgtgatatcCATCGATATGACTATCTTTTGCGGACAGATGTTATTACGGAAATGAGTTTTGATTGCTAATAAGCTAGTTTTCTAAGATGAGTATCCTATTTGATGATGGTATGTaacatatatgtattttttagaGCTAAAACAAGTGCATTTGATTAGAGTCAACTCAGAGTGGTGGTTGGACAAAGAACACGTTGTGACCAACATGGCGTGGCCAGCAAGAACTCAAAGGTGGTCAGATAAGGAACCAACCGTGACCATCAAGGACGTTGACCCTTGAGGGAGACGGTCGATTGTCACGGACTCATCCCACATTGGTTGTGAGAGCAATTGGTATGGTGTTTATAGATTATATGGACTTTATCTCCTAATAAGCTACAATACTAATTTCTTAGGATGGATTCTCTTGTTTAGTTTATAACAGtgtttttgtttagtttgtaACACTGTAACAAATGTAGTAAGAGGCTGTTCGATTTGTAAGATTATATCTTGAGATTCAATATGTATTCTATTTATAGTTCATGGGattgaatttcataatttaatcctagatgaataatcatgtaataattagttataactatctcactcaattaaaataattttacaatttaatactaagagcatccacatcgATATGAAAAAAGTTGTCCGTCTGTCCTTGCCAGCGGCAAGGACGAGCTCGTCCGCCAATGCAGCTTGTCCGTCCTTGCCAGCGGCAGGGcggtgctcttaaataagagcacgtccgtgccgctgagcagacTGACGTGGCGGCACGCGATTGGCCAATGgcaatttcgttttttttaattttttttttaaaattcgattttaatttaaaaaaatcatttttaaataaaaaaaattattttcacacttctcaataaattatatccgttttctgcacactttttatttatttttcaattttttccccaaaatattcacattttaattatgtagttttattttttacgattttaattatgtaatttttattttttaggatttaattatgtaatttttatattttaatgtatttttatattgtagaaatatttttagtaattggagtatttaaattgaataatagaatagtgggatccttgagcttgtccttgcgaaagagcacggatgtgggtgttgtgctcttgcctaaggacaaagagtaaaagtgggtccggatccacctccgtgctcttatttaagagcacggatgaggATGCTCTAAATGGATTATCATAGGATAATTAGTCGTGCAACTGAATTgacaccaaaatatattattatatcatatataggGCTCATAGTTTTCAATAATGCATATAAGTTCTTACTACAACTATAGCATTGTGATCaatgtttatatatttctttaaaCATAGTATCACAAGCCATGTGCGGATACATGGGCCATGTGAAGTTTCGATACTTCTGTGTATTAATGatcaatcaaattaatgtAGACCTAACTAAAATCATCAGCATGTGGTACTCGTGGATCTCATGATTGACATACTGCAAAATTCATTATGGGAATTTAAACATTACAGCTATTTAATGGaggagtagtagtatttaattattatggcAAATTGGCAAGTCTCCTCTTACAAACACATTATTTAGTTTCACATAGTTGAAATTGCATCGGAAATTTTTGTAAACTTTATTCGCGGCACATGCattaattttaacaaaataaataaataaataaatcatggTCAAATTAAGTTACCTTGTGAATAATGTCTTCAGCTCTCTTGGCTTCCTTAACAGCAACTTTAGCAAGATTTTCAAATGAATCGAGTGCCTTTTTGATCTTGGAATCTCCGGGGAGCTTCTCCTCTACCTCCTCCACAATCTTCTCCGCCTCCTCGGCCATCTCCTCCACCATCTCCGTCACGTGTTCCACCGTTTCTAAAGCTTGATCGATTTTAcctatgaaaaattaattcatactTAATTAATCACTATGAACATTAACCATACATACTTAGATCGATCatatattgtaaaataaatcacgaaaaatagttagattttaatttgtccaaCACTTTCCAAAACTGAAATGTAAATCACTAGGTTTCACAATTTCACAATTATCCCATACGTCGTTCTTTCTGATGAAACACGTGATGATGTGGCAACAAGATTTCACAATTATCCCACCATCATTTCTAGGTAAACCATACGATGTCGTTATCTACCGTCCCCAAATCTGGTTTCCACATCATTGCGGGTTTCATTGAAAAACACTGTATGGgataattgtaaaatttcGAAACATAGTACTttatcatttcaattttaaaaagtctaagacaaaccaaaatttgactaTTCTTTGCAATTTATTTGGCAATTCACCAGATTTTATACAAAAACCTTTTAGCCCTATCAGAAGCAATTTATTTGGCAATTCACCATAGATTTTATACAAAAACCTTTAAGCCCTATCAGAAGCCCTCCCTTGTGACCAGCTGCAGGCAGGATCACGGTTAGTAGAACTCCCCATAACCATTTTTTCCTACattaatttcaacaaaattaataattgtttttctagaaaataatttcttaattaaaggcataaacaaaatattaccacggggaggaggaggaagggctcggtgaagaagaagaagacgacgaAGATGAAGAAGCCTGGGGTCGAAGGCTGCCCGAGATAGGTACAATTCTGTGCGTAGAGtgactataaatttaattttagagtaATTCAAATTAGTGCAGGAGAactttgaaataaaaacataccTTAAACTTTGGTATTTGGTGTTGAAGTTTATGGAAAGTGGAGGTAATTCATCACTCtttttcaaaagtttgatGGGTGGGAAATTGTTGATTCTGAGGCAAGTTGTTCCATTGTTGAAGTAGCTACAACAGTCTCTTGATCCAGAATTTGTGATTGTATTAATGGACATGATTATGATATTTCTGTAAATGGCGCATCAATGTTAAGCAATGcagcctatatatatataatataggtCTATATATATGCGCGCGTGTGATTTGTCCACAGTATGCAATCATGGGACATATATGAGCTGGAATTTCACAAATTACAACCTActgtttagttttttatttatagcaATTTATACTGTTTAGATACATGCTTTGATTTGGATTTTCCCAcaattttgtgaatttaattcttaaatACACAGACTtagcataattttttattatgcatttttatcactttgtgatgaaattgaaattgactTGATAGCTGGAATTTGTGTTTGAGGTGCGAACTAGGGGCTATATGTAGGTTGGATCAGGTCAACCTCATAACGACTCAATCCAATATAATACTAATGTCTAACACAATTCGACCGGTTaagaaattttcaattgaaacACAAATTTGATCCGTTGTCTTCAAATCCAAACATGACCCACATGCAACATAAACTTGTTAAATgaaatttggagaaaattagaaataaatgaaTCATCTGTACTTAATTAAGGATAagatatgaaatatatttgaaaaattcacattggaaaaaagttagaCTATCGTCAAAACGGAAGCGAGCACCTAATACATACATTGTAACTACACTATAAAGCGGACAAACAAATCtctttttttgaaaagaaaagttaTATTCGGCATAACACTTCTATTGCATTGACGCTCTAATTTTTTCCCTTATTTTCcatcattttctctttctactatttttaatctaaataGTTATGTTAAcctttacaaataaaaaaaatgtaataaagtcaactttttatttatccaaaaatttatatagaagggtcaaatattttcttatttatattaaacaatttaaattttaatgttatcaAAAGATGTCGTTTCATAATGCACAATATATtcgatttaaatttttttgccatatttatatttataacaaatattataaaccacaatatatttgataattaaaaattcacaattatttttatcgaaatcataataaaatttatattactattttaaattgagaaaatagctatttaaattatgatattagGTTAAATTTTGGTTAATCACATTTGTATGTACATTGATATCTTgatattcaaaacaaaattgtttcaatgaaataagaaaaaaaatgttacctttttatattttatggaataattaaaaatttgaccttctcatataaaaattttaagatacGTAAAAGTTGACCAGGttagattttttaaataaaagttaagacggttatttatataaaaaattaaagagggATAAAATACAAGAGAGATTACTATGAAAATAGCTTCTCTCTTCCTATGGACTTATTTACTTTATAGTGATATATTAGGAAATGCAGTATACTGGTGATCCCTCCGATTTTCAACTTATTagccttttttatttatttatttatttataattaagcAATAATTCAAGACATTTTAGCTTTATTGACTATTTtgatacatataattataaaataacaattcatattatatttttttatatttggatgTTCAAATCATACCAGTGCTATAgttattatttgataaaatgcaattataatttttggtaAGTTCTCACCAGTTTCACAAAACTTGAAAACAtgtactctctctgtcccataacaaaatatgcaattttaaGGTTGGTATGAATTTATAATGTGTAactggtaaattaagagaggaGTAAAAGTTGTTAAAATTTAGTAGATATGATGGGatctataaataattataaagtaaaaaaggagGAGGAAAAAGTTGTCATAAATAAGTATGGACTATTTATATAGGatggataaaaaaagaaatatgacatatttatgtgggatggagggagtaaaaaactacaaagttttatatttaatataaaacgaAGTCTTTTTTTATGACACTCAAAGCtgcatttttcaataaataaatatttatcttttcttttctttcttttagttgtccatttatttaatttaatttaacaatACTCATTTTTTCCCTTAAAAATATAGACATATTATACCCACcattaaaaactaataataatatttctacATAGGGCTGTTAAAATGGATATCGggaattggatacccgatatctAAACCCGAAATATCGGGTAACTGGATACCCAATACCTGATTTTTCGGGTCTCGGGATCGGGTTCGGGTATAggatttttggattattgGGTATCGTGTACCGATAtccgatcgggtatacccaaattatccgatttttttaatttcttttaaatttaataaattatgtatctattttattatttaaaaatcaaatgtaCTCCCAAAATCCTTCACTCTTAAGTCACATTTAGGGTTAAGGTATGAATTGTGATGTTTATTATGGATgataatatgaatattttatttctattaatttgtagtagttttttttatcttaaactCGAACTACTTCATGTTTgtatcaaattcaaactacAAGTTTGTATTTCTGACttgtagttaattttcttaaaaaaataattaaaaaatattataaaaaaatctacaaTCAGAACTAGATACCCGATTTTTCGagac is a window from the Salvia hispanica cultivar TCC Black 2014 chromosome 1, UniMelb_Shisp_WGS_1.0, whole genome shotgun sequence genome containing:
- the LOC125202072 gene encoding uncharacterized protein LOC125202072 isoform X1, which codes for MSINTITNSGSRDCCSYFNNGTTCLRINNFPPIKLLKKSDELPPLSINFNTKYQSLSHSTHRIVPISGSLRPQASSSSSSSSSSPSPSSSSPWKKWLWGVLLTVILPAAGHKGGLLIGLKGKIDQALETVEHVTEMVEEMAEEAEKIVEEVEEKLPGDSKIKKALDSFENLAKVAVKEAKRAEDIIHKVKDVEEEIEGVLMKGGKNQDDDKKV
- the LOC125202072 gene encoding uncharacterized protein LOC125202072 isoform X2 encodes the protein MSINTITNSGSRDCCSYFNNGTTCLRINNFPPIKLLKKSDELPPLSINFNTKYQSLRIVPISGSLRPQASSSSSSSSSSPSPSSSSPWKKWLWGVLLTVILPAAGHKGGLLIGLKGKIDQALETVEHVTEMVEEMAEEAEKIVEEVEEKLPGDSKIKKALDSFENLAKVAVKEAKRAEDIIHKVKDVEEEIEGVLMKGGKNQDDDKKV